The DNA sequence ttgggttgagagctggtcattgtggatgtcagctcatctgatgcagcactccatcactctctgtctTGGTCAAttagaccttacacagcctggaggtgtgtttggggtcattgtcctgttgaaaaacaaatgatagtcccactaagcgcaaaccagatggcatggcgtaccgcttcagaatgctgtggtagacatgctgcttaagtgtgccttgaattctaaataaatcaatgacagtgtcaccagcaaagtacccccacaccatcacacctcatcctcctccatgcttcacgggggGAACCACAGATGTGGAGATCATCGGTTcacttactctgcatctcacaaagacacggcggttggaaccaaaaatctcaactttggactcatcagaccaaaggacagatttcctccggtctaatgtccattgcatgtttcttggcccaagcaagtctcttcttattattggtgtcctttagtattggtttctttgcagcaatttgaccatgaaggcctgattcacaaagtctctgaacagttgatgttgagatgtgtctgttacttgaactctgtgaagcatttatttgggctgcaatatgaggtgcagttaattgcccatttctgaggctggtaacactatcctttgcagcagaggtaactctgggtcttcctttcctgtggcggtcctcatgagagccagtttcattatagcgctagattgtttttgtgactgcacttgaagaaacattcaaagttcttgacatttttcagattgactgactgtcgtttctctttgcttatttgatctgttcttgccataataaggacttggtcttttaccaaatagggctatattctgtataccaaccctaccttgtcacaacacaactgattggctcaaacgctttaagaaggaaagaaattccacaaattaactttttaacaAGGTTACCTGAAAattgaagcaggttgagagaatgccaagagtgtgcaaagctgtcatcaaggcaaagggtggctaatttgaagaatctcaaatataaaagatattttgatttgtataacacttttttggttactacatgattccatgtgtgttatttcatagttttgatgtcatcactgttattctataatgtagaaaatagtacaaataaagaaaaaccctggaatgagtaggtgtgtccaaacttttgactggtactgtatatataaacaaaTCTTTCCAGTCAAATCAAAAAGCTTTGTTACTTTTGATTGAACTAAACATCTGGAAAAACTATTTGGAAATCCTCAACATGTCAGCTTTTTATATGGTGTTGTTAATCTAGTTTCTTCACATTTGCAAGATGTGTGATACTTAAATATCCTGTAATTGGTTTATTTACCCTCTTAATTTAAAGCATTTGGGTTTATTTTGTTTTCAACCTCTTGAAAATTGGATGTCAACTTTTCATTGTGCATATATTAGTATGCTTTCTAATTCAGGCAAAAAAAATGTACGTTAATTTGCTTAATTTCTGCATTCGAGAATCAAATGTAGGAGCAGGATCTGGAACTATGGAACTTACAGTAATAGCAGCTGTGGACTACAAGAATACATTCAACTCCTAGTTTTGACCCATCATTTTCTTATAGTTTTTGTGTAACTTATGTGTTCAGTAAGTGGATCCTGGGTAAAACTAAGACAAAGAAATGCACCTGTAGACCTATTAGTGAATCAGTGAGTTGTAGTTTTGCATTTACAGATTCCACCATTACTCTTCAAACACAtaatacaaaaaatgtatttccaaACACTGATAGCTAAGCTATTTCCTGAATATTCTAAAAGTATTTAGACTGTGAAATTCAGGCAGTGTCATAAAGTAGAAGGTAAAAGTTCTATAATGAACAAGCAAATGTTATTATCCCCATATCTGTGTCATTGCTGACATTGTACAGCATACTTAACCCTAAAGAAAGGATGAGAGCATACATGCTGCTGATTTAGTTTGTCTTGCAATGGACTTTCTATGATACAccaaaacaattgttgaaaaaaaaacgtattttaaAAGCCTAGTGCtattaaaaatgtgattttcctgtgttttctatttccacactatgaggttggaataatacagtGAAGTTGTGAACATAATCATAATGCCCTTTAGTgttgagctgtttgaaaagactgcctgaagtttctgcctgttttggtgggatggggtttgtgatatagttaatagaccaataagataGAGCGTTGcaaatctctctgccaataacagctagttttcagttttcccctccccactcagacccctcccagacagtcctaagAACATTCTTGCTTGGAGGatttgctctttgctaagaagctctttttttttcttcaccatTTTAATCGAAAAAAAATCACAGGTTGTTATCCAGAAATAatgtgatattgagataaaaacagctgcctTGGATCTTTAAGAAAGGTTCAACTTGTGTAACAGCAAAAGAGAAAATATACTAAACAAACAACTAGTCTCAAAACACCCTGTACTTGTTCCACATTACAGATTTATTCGAAATTGGTTCTCAGCAATTTGCCAATCGATCTCAACGACTTGATGAATGTACAGTATCATTCCTAATTGGAATAAATAGGCTTTTATGTTCATCaaataaacacaacaacaacaaccactgtTAACAAGAGCACATTGACACATACTAGGCCATTGAAACCGAATTCAAACAAAAAAGTTACTTGGCCATTTTAAAGTGGAATGAGAACCCTAAAGTCCCCTGATGTCCAGTATATTGAAGCCTTTGGCCTGTGAGACCATTTTAACGCACATTgcacaatcacactgcacattTTTTTGTATCATAATGCATATGCTACAACTCACCAATTGCACTGATATTAACTGCTGTTAATTTATATATTTGGCAACAACTCCAGACCCTTGCCTCACATTGcctccaattattattattaatttttttaaatcattttttttaatagaaaaatCATTGGGGTTgttgggagggagggttggaggtgTATTTAGGGGGACTGACTAAACTGCCAAGTCGTTGGGCCtggctctgatgctgctgctctTGCTGGCCCTGCTGAGCCGGCGAGGGTCTGTGAGCATGACGGGGGGCTCATGCATTTCCACTGTGGTGGTGACGTGGCCTTCCTCCTGATCAACATTCCCCCCACTCAAACTGCCCCcactggagctggagctggggctggtggtgggggGAGCAGCATTACAAGGCTGCTGCTTACTAtcagaggagggggtggaggaaggggcggaggaaggggaggaggagggggatgtggCCTTCATCTCCCGAGTCTGCTGCTCGGTGGCCAGGTTGGCCCAGTTCTGCTGCGTGGTCAGCCtttggttgttgttgctgctCATGTAGTACGAGGACGAGGGCCCCTCCTGCAGGGGGTCCATCTTGAACTCTGCCGGGGAGGCCTCTACCTTGGGCCGCAGGAACGCACCACTCCCAGCTGTCACGTCCGTGTACGTCGGTGGGTAGCTGAGGTTGGGAAGGGCAGTTCTGGGGGCAGAAGTTATGGACTCCGGCCCCACACCATCAGAGCGGGGCAACAACACATGATCAGGGGTGGCCATTCCCTGTTTAACTTTCTTCCACCCAAGGTGATAGATCTCTAACAAATTCAGCAAAAGAGACACGCAAGCCACCACAAGCATAAATATGATGAAAATCGTCTTTTCAGTGGGCCTAGATATGAAGCAGTCCACAGTGTTGGGGCAGGGCCACCGTGCACACTTGTATAGCGGCCTCAGCTGGAAGCCATAAAGTAAATATTGACCTAAAATGAACCCCACTTCAAAAAGGGTCTTGAAAATGATGTTGAACACATAGGTGCGCAGCAGGGCACCCCTAATGCGGATCTTGCCATGCTCATCCCTGATAGGTGGCTTCTCTTTTttaccacctccccctccccctgcatCCCCTCCTTCATTGTAAAGAAGTTCCTTTTCCTCCTGGAGTCTGTTGGCCTTTCGcagctcctcctccttctctttccgCTTCTCCTCCATGCGGACGATGTGCAGTACGTGACCCAGGTAGATGAGGGTGGGCGTGGACACAAAGATGATCTGCAGCACCCAGAAGCGGATGTGCGAGATGGGGAAAGCCTCATCATAGCAGACGTTCTCACACCCAGGCTGCTGTGTGTTGCAGGTGAAGTCAGACTGCTCGTCGCCCCACACGTCCTCGGCTGCCGCTCCCAGCACCAGGATCCTAAAGATGAAGAGGACAGTCAGCCAGACCTTGCCGATTACTGTTGAGTGTTCCTGTGCATTCTCCAACAGACGCCCCAGAAAGCTCCAGTCACCCATGCTTCAAGATTTATACCCTAGGGAGAAAGTACAGTCTGGAgtgaacagagggaggagagaaggatgacgggatgaaaagacagagaggggggaaagagattGTCAGTTACCTGTTAAAGTGATACCATGTAACATAAAGCATGAATCATCCAGCATAAACTGCAgggggataaaggacagagaAACACTACAAACCTAGAGAGAGCAAGCAATGGTCGCGTCACCCACAAACATACAAAGGGTTAATCACACTTCACATCGGCACAACACATTAAGCGCTTATTAAAATTAATTCCATAAAATGGCCTTGAAGAAGTCAATTAAATCAATTATTTTAATCGAACAATCGGTCAAAGCAAGTGAACGGTATAGAGATGTTCTGTAATGCCACAGAATTTTGTGAAGCCCCCTATTTCTCTATTTAGCATTAACTATGAACCTGACATTTATGCTAACACTCTTTcactcccctgttctctctctaaaACTTTCTCTCGGTcactgtcacacatacacacacgcactccctctctctttctctgtctctcacctgctCGCTCCACTACCCAGCAGGCATTTGCTGAGATCAACATTATAATGGTCAAAAACAGCAGTGAGCAGAGGTTGGACTGCGGTGTGTTGGACCTGACACACACGACTCCCACTGTTACAGATCCAAAAGAGCCTTAGGTGTCAAGTCCAACGATATAACATACAATCTTCAACATCTAATAGGCCTTTATATCCTGTGATGTACAGAATTACATTTTCATTGAGAACAGGGACAGCTATAGGCCTCTTTTACATGCTAATAATTCATTAGCTAAATCTAATACATCTGTAACACACttgtaaaaaaaatgtgtgcTATTTTAATGGCAATTTAATGGTCAATTATATAAGAAATTGCAGCCAATAAATGCAAAGACACCATATTCATAATTACATATATTGACTAAGCTATTAACTATTTAACAATGTATACTGTCATACTGCATAAGTTAAAACCGAAAAAAACGGAATAGCCAGATTACACTTTCCCCATATGTGATCCTCAAAAACAATCTATGAGAATGATTTTAACATTTGCCAGCCCTAGTCACAAAAAACACTGTTGAATACAGGAGAATGAAGACAAATACTCGGACTTTTTTTtctaggtattttcttaaaactgcattgttggttaagggcttgtaagtaagcatttcactgtaaggtcaactacacctgttgtattccgcgcatgtgacaaatgcgcGGAATAGTATTTTATTTGTTATCTATGTATAGTGCTTGGTTAGCTTTGTGCACATGAACTTGCCAGTAGAGGCCTATCAATCTACTATTCACACCAAAAGCAAAACACAAGCAGAAACATAAAATGGTTGGAACTTACTCAAATGTTCTTGTATTGAGGGTAATAAATCCATCGACTAGGGTTCAGAATAAATATGACACCtggaaagaaaaaaaagataaaTGAATGGATGAATATGTTAATTCGTTTATTTACATCAAAAGTTTATTCCCTTATCTTTAAGCAGACTGACACACGTGATAGGTATTTTTTTggtttactgttatttttttaaactcttaTTGAAGTGAAAATGACCATGCCCTGATTCATAAATATTAATTGGCGTCATAAATTAAGATATGAATTAGATTGGAAAAACAAGGCATTTTGACACAGAATTGATAGGCAAAGAAATGTTCATCTCGAGAGTTGAGAGATGTTTCAACCtatttctctctccatatcaACATCCCACCGCATAGTTTGTATCCTGATGAAAATAATGTGGGATTCTTTTTTTTCCTTCACGGCAAATACATATGAAATCTACATTAAACGTGTTAACATTATAAACATACTAAACGTGACATGTCCCAAATGAATACTTGTCTCATCAGAATTGTAAATGCTAATCAAGAGAAATACTTTGATCGAAAAGAAACGCGCACCTAAAGATTGGATAAATACATGACCGTATGAAACAGTCAAAAATACACATACAAAACTCAAAATGCTTTAAAAGTtgtttaatatttatttatattattatttgtattatcatTATTACTGCTATTATAAGGACTACAGTATTAGAATAGCCTATCTGATAAGGTTGGAATGTTGTATGTTCTTTGTTCTCTCAACGTTTGTTTTGTTTAATCACGTGTATCAGTCCAGAAAATATCCCATCATATTATACAAATCGAATAGGTTGAATATCAGATGATTTATGAAGGTTTTGAAGACCATTAAATAAGTCATAATAATTAACTCGATCAAGTTCAGGTAGCCAACAGTAACCTACAAAGTGTGCTGCCTCACAAATCGACAATACAGAGGGTGCCAGATAGGCTTTGTGTCCACTGGCTTTATTTTTTAGCTCCCATATACCTTTGTTATCGTATTGTTTGACCGATTATAATAGGTCACTACTGTAATTTCTAATAATTAAATACTCGACATTTAAATGTTCATTAAATAAAATGTCCATTGATACGAGTTACCAGTAACCAGCATCACATCAGTACGAGTGCCAGGAAAGATACTCGCACCTCATTTCAATCATACCTTAGACAGGAGATGCCCAATTTAAATATGGAAAGCAATATCCATCTGCCATTGGTGCCATATTTTGAGTGTGTCGGATAGCCTACAGACCTCCCAGGGAAGCTGGTACCCTCCCCTCTTCACCAAATCCTGGCACCTCTGCCAGTTTACCAAACTCTTTTAAATGCAGCCAGGCCAAGTTATTCATTCACAAACTTCACACATGGATTCGCCGTCAAATTTGAGCAAGAAAAGTTAGTTTTTCGAGACGAATTGAACTTGAAGATGGGTTTCCGCGAAGCGCAGCTCACTCCCATTCCCAGCCATCGCGACTGTCACATTGTGTGACCATGCATGAGTGAAATCAGTAAGTCATCACCCTGGACCGATGCACGCCACGCCCCTATAAAACCATCAAGCTACAAATAGGCTTGGCAGTCTGGGGGTGCATGTTACCATCCGGGAAAAATCAGTTCTGCTTTCATAGTTTTACATCTGACCTTTGGTCTTTAGTGACGGAAGTTGGCAATTTCTGACAATAAGGTAGCCCATCTGTGAGAAATAGTTAATTTGGAATGCTGAAGAGAACATAGGCCTGACATACAATTGTGAGTTAGGAATTTTTGATTCTACACCTCACTAGAATACAATTTACTTGTGATATATGGCTATCAAAAGTTACACTGCAAATCCAGTCACCCACCGCAAAACCCACATAACCTCCCGCCCTCTCTTGGTTGTCCAGAGAAGCGCATCCCAGTGGCTGGAGGTTGATAACATTGGTATTACAACATATACTGTGAAAGCAATAAGTAAACAGacagtatcatttgtttttttaattaaaaGTCAAGACCCAGGGTCAGAGTGCAGATCTAATAAATACAAACATCAAAAACATGCAGTTTAGAAATCTGTACATTAATAGCTAGGCTCTAGCTGCTGTAAAGAAGCAAGTGACAATGTTGAGACTTTCAAAAATGTTCCCGAACGATTTGTACTACTGAATTTAGCATTTTCTCCTAACAGTCAATGTAAAAAAACATAAAAAGCCCCCATACAACTGTAAAGATTGTGAGAGGAAGTAAGCCCACAAAGTGCTTTCACAAATGTGTGTGATGCATCTCATTGCTAAAACTGTCCTTACATTTTCACAGGTAACAGTCAAATTGTCACTACAGTGACACAAGTTATGGTCCAACTTCTACATGCATTTTTGGACAAAGCACATTAGGCCAGTTTTGCCTGTAGATCAGCCCGCTAACTCACATTGAAAGAGGTGCAATGATATGTTCAGTGCCTAAAAT is a window from the Oncorhynchus tshawytscha isolate Ot180627B linkage group LG03, Otsh_v2.0, whole genome shotgun sequence genome containing:
- the LOC112240389 gene encoding gap junction alpha-3 protein, coding for MGDWSFLGRLLENAQEHSTVIGKVWLTVLFIFRILVLGAAAEDVWGDEQSDFTCNTQQPGCENVCYDEAFPISHIRFWVLQIIFVSTPTLIYLGHVLHIVRMEEKRKEKEEELRKANRLQEEKELLYNEGGDAGGGGGGKKEKPPIRDEHGKIRIRGALLRTYVFNIIFKTLFEVGFILGQYLLYGFQLRPLYKCARWPCPNTVDCFISRPTEKTIFIIFMLVVACVSLLLNLLEIYHLGWKKVKQGMATPDHVLLPRSDGVGPESITSAPRTALPNLSYPPTYTDVTAGSGAFLRPKVEASPAEFKMDPLQEGPSSSYYMSSNNNQRLTTQQNWANLATEQQTREMKATSPSSSPSSAPSSTPSSDSKQQPCNAAPPTTSPSSSSSGGSLSGGNVDQEEGHVTTTVEMHEPPVMLTDPRRLSRASKSSSIRARPNDLAV